One Thalassotalea sediminis DNA segment encodes these proteins:
- a CDS encoding DUF3718 domain-containing protein yields MKLFTTLATVATISFAMVSSVSGVEITSAKLTAGDKSTSTKICMSAASGSRIALLKSVEQSGYSRQYIYKNLACNELPVTDFVAQYGKSPEKINAMLSRGQYKGQVTIQDVVAP; encoded by the coding sequence ATGAAATTATTCACAACTTTAGCAACCGTAGCAACAATTTCTTTCGCAATGGTAAGTTCAGTAAGCGGCGTTGAAATCACATCAGCAAAATTAACTGCTGGAGATAAAAGTACATCAACTAAAATATGTATGTCAGCAGCAAGCGGTAGTCGTATTGCACTATTAAAATCTGTCGAACAATCAGGTTATTCGCGCCAATATATCTACAAAAACTTAGCGTGCAATGAATTGCCGGTTACTGACTTTGTCGCACAATATGGTAAATCACCTGAAAAAATTAACGCGATGCTAAGTCGAGGACAATATAAAGGACAGGTAACTATTCAAGATGTTGTCGCGCCTTAA
- a CDS encoding GNAT family N-acetyltransferase, producing the protein MQNINTERLTLRLLDHNDAPMIVSLLNEPAFIQNIGDKDVNDIAGAKAYINNGPLEQFKRYNFCLLCVVVKESNTPIGLCGLIKRDGIEHPEIGYALLQAHHGKGYAFEAANGVLAHVKQKQSMSVLQAICNPDNKRSINLLAKLGFERVKEIFLPPQKQKVVLFECAL; encoded by the coding sequence GTGCAAAATATTAATACCGAACGACTTACTTTGCGTCTGCTTGACCATAACGACGCACCAATGATTGTGTCACTTCTGAATGAACCAGCATTTATTCAAAACATTGGTGATAAAGACGTAAACGATATTGCAGGGGCAAAAGCTTATATAAATAATGGACCACTTGAGCAGTTTAAACGTTACAACTTTTGTTTGTTATGTGTTGTTGTTAAAGAGAGTAATACGCCTATTGGCCTGTGCGGTTTAATAAAACGTGACGGTATTGAACACCCTGAAATAGGGTATGCTTTGCTACAGGCACATCATGGAAAAGGATATGCATTTGAAGCCGCTAATGGTGTTCTAGCACATGTTAAGCAAAAACAGAGTATGTCAGTACTTCAGGCAATTTGTAATCCTGACAATAAACGTTCAATTAATTTATTGGCAAAGTTAGGGTTTGAGCGAGTTAAAGAGATTTTTTTGCCACCACAAAAACAAAAAGTTGTACTGTTTGAGTGTGCACTTTAG
- a CDS encoding DUF2884 family protein — MKAIIACAVLLSTGAMAHDTHFSTDSCDVDLNAGFSIKNNVITMTKHDKAIYKIVDGRTLIINSETIALNAAQQEAVSQYAAEIKALIPEVKGIATDAIELASEGVSIAFDELLGEDNKVGNDLSSELYSLKQELDERFDVNNFTIEEDGTVQGDFLSEDFEQRIESIVEKTVENSMGTLLIAVGQELLLAGGDMDAFEHKMEKFGEQIEYEMESRANVIEQRGEKLCYSIEKIDLLEEKLKSIIPEMPKVNVVSVDNSQHKKA; from the coding sequence ATGAAAGCAATTATCGCATGCGCAGTATTATTATCGACAGGTGCTATGGCACATGATACTCATTTTTCAACTGATTCGTGTGACGTAGATTTAAATGCTGGCTTTAGCATAAAAAATAACGTTATTACGATGACTAAGCATGATAAAGCGATTTATAAAATAGTTGATGGTCGTACGCTAATTATCAATAGTGAAACTATTGCTTTAAATGCTGCACAACAAGAGGCTGTTTCTCAATATGCAGCTGAAATTAAAGCGTTAATACCAGAGGTTAAAGGAATAGCCACTGATGCAATTGAATTAGCGTCGGAAGGAGTAAGTATCGCTTTTGACGAATTGTTGGGGGAAGATAATAAAGTTGGCAATGATTTATCTTCTGAGCTTTATTCGTTAAAACAAGAGCTTGATGAGCGTTTTGATGTTAACAACTTTACAATAGAAGAAGATGGCACAGTTCAAGGAGATTTCTTAAGTGAAGACTTTGAACAACGAATTGAAAGTATTGTTGAAAAAACAGTTGAAAACTCTATGGGCACGTTGCTTATTGCTGTAGGTCAAGAGCTATTGCTTGCTGGTGGTGATATGGATGCATTTGAGCATAAAATGGAAAAGTTTGGTGAGCAAATAGAATATGAAATGGAATCTCGTGCTAATGTCATCGAGCAACGTGGTGAAAAACTATGTTATTCAATTGAAAAAATCGATTTGTTAGAAGAAAAGTTGAAATCAATTATTCCTGAAATGCCAAAGGTTAACGTTGTATCGGTCGACAATAGCCAACACAAAAAGGCTTAA
- the lepB gene encoding signal peptidase I — MRTTIDNFWQENKKFALFLLLMLVFRSAVADWNDVPTGSMKPTIIEGDRIFINKLAYDVNLPFFQFSLIKLADPDVNDIIIFESNAAGKRLVKRVIGVPGDVVEMVDNKLIINHQAVRYRRINQSNKQEMNMYTENIIGHTHHIQTTEEHNNYGNFSPVVVPTDHYLVLGDNRNNSADSRVIGFVPRREIIGKSTHVVFSLDYEHYYLPRIDRFFASI; from the coding sequence ATGAGAACAACCATTGACAATTTTTGGCAAGAAAACAAAAAATTCGCGTTATTTTTATTGCTCATGCTCGTATTTAGAAGTGCTGTTGCAGACTGGAATGATGTTCCTACGGGTTCAATGAAGCCTACCATTATCGAAGGCGATAGAATTTTCATTAATAAATTAGCCTACGATGTAAACCTACCATTTTTTCAATTCTCACTAATAAAGCTCGCTGATCCTGATGTTAATGACATCATCATTTTTGAATCAAATGCGGCGGGGAAACGCTTAGTAAAACGTGTTATTGGTGTCCCTGGGGATGTGGTCGAAATGGTTGATAATAAGCTGATTATTAATCATCAGGCTGTTCGTTATCGCCGTATAAATCAATCAAATAAACAAGAAATGAACATGTATACGGAAAACATTATCGGACATACACATCACATTCAAACAACTGAAGAACATAATAACTATGGCAACTTCTCACCTGTTGTTGTACCTACAGATCATTATTTAGTATTAGGTGATAATCGAAACAACAGCGCGGACTCAAGAGTCATTGGTTTTGTGCCTAGGCGTGAGATTATTGGCAAGTCAACTCACGTAGTATTCTCGCTAGATTATGAACACTACTATTTACCAAGAATAGATCGCTTTTTTGCATCTATTTAA
- a CDS encoding tRNA-uridine aminocarboxypropyltransferase: protein MHAVHQLYFSRKAISTKPFNARGKGVIRCELCQVAKVNCICQLCVSRVTASAFMLLMHDSEVLKPSNTGRLIADVVKETYAFQWQRTDVDANLLTLLHDIQYQPYVVFPEEYVTSNIPVHHSVPSGLSNKKPLFILLDGSWREAKKMYRKSPYLERLPVISLTQSVLHELKFDSKYTLRKAEKDFQLSTAEIATLLLASNAEYEVAEQLSLWSRLFEFRYRKSVCQRNLIDPCIESEYQTFLNKAQNRIAEEKFGN, encoded by the coding sequence ATGCACGCCGTTCATCAATTATATTTTTCAAGAAAAGCCATTTCTACCAAGCCTTTTAATGCAAGAGGAAAAGGAGTTATCAGGTGTGAGCTTTGCCAAGTAGCAAAGGTTAATTGTATTTGCCAGTTGTGTGTGTCTCGTGTAACCGCAAGTGCTTTTATGTTGTTAATGCATGATAGTGAAGTGTTAAAACCAAGTAATACCGGACGCCTGATCGCTGATGTGGTAAAAGAAACATACGCTTTTCAATGGCAGCGTACCGATGTCGACGCTAATTTGTTAACCTTATTACACGATATTCAATATCAACCCTATGTTGTTTTTCCAGAAGAGTACGTTACTTCGAATATTCCAGTTCATCATAGTGTGCCTAGCGGCTTGAGTAATAAAAAGCCGTTATTTATATTACTTGACGGTAGCTGGCGTGAGGCCAAAAAAATGTATCGAAAAAGCCCTTATCTAGAAAGGTTACCCGTAATATCATTGACGCAATCAGTGCTTCATGAACTAAAGTTTGATTCAAAGTACACATTAAGAAAAGCTGAAAAAGATTTTCAATTATCGACTGCAGAAATTGCGACATTATTACTTGCTAGTAATGCCGAATATGAAGTTGCAGAACAATTATCTTTATGGAGTCGTTTGTTTGAATTTCGTTATCGAAAAAGTGTTTGCCAACGCAACTTAATTGATCCCTGTATTGAAAGTGAATATCAAACGTTTTTAAATAAGGCGCAAAATCGTATAGCTGAAGAGAAGTTCGGTAACTAA
- the hpf gene encoding ribosome hibernation-promoting factor, HPF/YfiA family, which translates to MKINVSGHHVDVTDSVKSHIEEKLAKIANHFPTLISTEVIITKAHGKHHVELTTNYEGAPVVASANEEVMYPAIAQSVKKLDAALKHRKGQLKAKLHDKPMVTTPDIVHEKVQALNLN; encoded by the coding sequence ATGAAAATAAACGTTTCTGGTCATCACGTTGACGTTACTGATTCTGTAAAATCACATATTGAAGAAAAACTTGCAAAAATCGCCAATCATTTTCCTACGTTAATTTCTACAGAGGTCATCATTACTAAGGCTCACGGTAAGCATCATGTTGAGTTGACAACTAACTATGAGGGGGCGCCAGTAGTTGCGTCGGCAAATGAAGAAGTAATGTATCCGGCCATTGCTCAATCTGTGAAAAAGCTTGATGCAGCATTAAAACATCGTAAAGGACAATTAAAAGCAAAATTACATGACAAACCTATGGTTACTACCCCTGATATTGTGCATGAGAAAGTACAAGCTCTAAATTTAAATTAG